In one Nicotiana tomentosiformis chromosome 6, ASM39032v3, whole genome shotgun sequence genomic region, the following are encoded:
- the LOC104099737 gene encoding poly(ADP-ribose) glycohydrolase 1-like has product MENREDLTSILPFLPLCLRSSSLFWPPPVVEALKALSQGPHYSNVNSGQVLSLAISDIRNSLSLPEFSISSSASDGFALFFDDLIPRAEAAKWFEQVVPKLAYLLLRLPSLLESHYEKADGGIVKGVNTGLRLLESQQSGIVFLTQELVGALLACSFFCLFPTSERGAKHLPTINFDHLFAYLYDHYDEKLENKLKCIVHYFERIASSMPGGYMSFERKVLALEHGTFCFPYPKENFWSQSNISLCPFKISNSGFIEDQPNEAIEVDFANKYLGGGALSRGCVQEEIRFMINPELIAGMLFLPCMADNEAIEIVGTERFSNYAGYASSFRFGGDHVDIKEIDVLGRRKRRIIAIDALSSPGKRQYRIECLLREINKALCGFLDHFKCHQYQKLFQDAGFLGRQHDLSDEESGGHSEVYHLYLGNPSTSSQTIEETLASQLLKNHEAHYCQPSDYQQEIGVVTGNWGCGAFGGDSQVKAMLQWLAASQAFRPFILYYTFDLEALQMLGQVAQWISSQGWTVGELWNMLVEYSVQRLRGESGAGFFSWLLPSLKSHDTILLDNSHNV; this is encoded by the exons ATGGAGAATAGAGAAGACCTAACGTCAATCCTTCCGTTCTTACCACTGTGTCTCCGGTCATCTTCCCTCTTTTGGCCACCGCCTGTTGTTGAAGCACTTAAAGCCCTCTCTCAAGGCCCTCACTATAGCAACGTTAACTCCGGCCAAGTCCTCTCCCTCGCCATCTCCGACATTCGAAACTCCCTCTCCCTCCCTGAATTTTCAATTTCCTCCTCCGCTTCTGACGGTTTTGCCCTCTTCTTTGACGAC TTAATTCCTAGGGCAGAAGCTGCTAAATGGTTCGAACAAGTGGTGCCCAAATTAGCCTATTTGCTTTTGCGGTTGCCTTCCTTATTAGAATCTCACTATGAGAAGGCGGATGGTGGAATTGTTAAAGGAGTCAATACTGGTCTTCGCTTGTTGGAATCACAGCAATCTGGAATTGTTTTCCTCACTCAG GAATTAGTCGGTGCTCTTCTTGCATGTTCCTTCTTTTGTCTATTCCCGACCAGTGAAAGAGGTGCCAAACATCTCCCGACGATCAACTTTGATCATTTGTTTGC GTATTTATATGATCATTATGACGAGAAActtgaaaataaattaaagtgCATTGTTCACTATTTTGAGAGGATTGCCTCATCAATGCCCGGGGGCTACATGTCATTTGAGCGGAAAGTTCTTGCTCTAGAACATGGTACATTTTGTTTTCCTTATCCAAAGGAAAATTTCTGGAGCCAATCCAATATTTCCCTTTGCCCTTTTAAG ATTTCCAATTCAGGCTTCATTGAAGATCAACCAAATGAAGCTATAGAAGTGGATTTTGCGAACAAGTATCTTGGAGGTGGTGCTCTCAGTAGGGGCTGTGTACAG GAAGAGATTCGCTTTATGATCAATCCAGAGTTAATTGCTGGCATGCTTTTCTTGCCTTGCATGGCAGACAATGAGGCAATTGAAATTGTTGGTACAGAGAGGTTCTCAAATTACGCTGG ATATGCTTCTTCGTTCCGTTTTGGTGGTGACCACGTGGACATAAAAGAAATTGATGTTCTTGGAAGGCGTAAGAGGAGAATAATTGCAATAGATGCTCTAAGCAGCCCAGGAAAAAGGCAGTACAGGATTGAATGCCTCCTAAG GGAAATTAACAAGGCTCTTTGTGGTTTTCTGGATCATTTTAAGTGTCATCAGTATCAAAAGCTTTTTCAAGATGCTGGCTTCCTGGGACGTCAGCATGATCTGAGTGATGAAGAATCTGGTGGACATTCTGAAGTTTATCATTTG TATCTTGGAAATCCTTCAACATCATCTCAAACAATTGAGGAAACTTTGGCTAGCCAGTTGCTCAAAAATCATGAGGCACACTATTGTCAGCCTTCAGACTACCAGCAAGAAATCGGGGTTGTGACAGGAAATTGGGGTTGTGGTGCTTTCGGTGGGGATTCTCAAGTTAAAGCTATGCTTCAATGGCTTGCTGCATCTCAG GCTTTCAGACCTTTCATCTTGTATTATACATTTGATTTGGAAGCACTGCAGATGTTGGGACAG GTGGCTCAATGGATTTCTTCACAGGGGTGGACTGTTGGGGAGCTTTGGAATATGTTGGTGGAATACTCAGTCCAGAGGTTGAGGGGAGAAAGTGGAGCTGGCTTCTTCAGTTGGCTCCTTCCATCGTTGAAATCCCATGATACTATTTTGCTCGACAATTCTCATAATGTTTAA
- the LOC104099739 gene encoding uncharacterized protein, with product MASSSLVVRTSVPKEIMRGQISEVLIRSCSGPVVSRCVAPWLMLLPEFKEDSTVFKFYRLAEGDVIQVQHEQQVMMPDIDSVCLGSLSKGWLVCIQPKDCLLFMFNPLSGKTIQLPSIETFPCVNGVIRNSVRVECFLNHQSIPLTPQRMSSYIVEKMILSSPDPMEEDCIALVIYGPHQRLAFCRRPGIAEANSWTALDGPLREYTQIVFHSGKKLFFALTQDKELEAWDLHNDPTKRFLIQIEDIGCSDDWPSSAADDTELECKSCYCWDTDYLVYDHQSQELFVVTRYIAHGIAQDGTLILPVENAEREYPYKTQTFDVFKLDFIDHDRVELQYLPGSLGNRAFFIGSNPGFALSTTMFPELRPNSIYFTDDLTYAYIFREEPNCGGHDLGIYDCKEGSFLSCYYPVDVDKIQRILPAPIWFTPDVDATCLASTLGTQRAIKAHAEVERTCR from the exons ATGGCTAGCTCTTCCTTGGTGGTCAGAACTTCTGTTCCAAAGGAAATAATGAGAGGGCAAATTAGTGAAGTACTGATTAGAAGTTGTAGCGGTCCTGTGGTGAGCAGATGTGTGGCTCCTTGGTTGATGCTACTGCCGGAGTTTAAGGAGGACAGCACCGTCTTCAAATTCTACAGACTGGCAGAAGGGGATGTCATACAAGTACAACATGAGCAGCAAGTGATGATGCCTGATATTGATTCCGTTTGCTTGGGTTCATTATCCAAGGGATGGCTTGTTTGTATACAGCCTAAAGATTGTCTTCTCTTCATGTTTAACCCACTTTCTGGTAAGACTATCCAGCTTCCATCCATTGAAACTTTCCCCTGTGTTAACGGCGTTATTCGGAACAGTGTCAGAGTCGAATGCTTTCTTAACCACCAATCTATTCCCTTAACCCCACAACGTATGTCTTCATACATTGTCGAAAAGATGATCCTTTCATCCCCTGATCCTATGGAAGAGGACTGCATAGCGTTGGTCATTTACGGGCCCCACCAGCGACTCGCATTCTGCAGGAGGCCTGGCATAGCTGAAGCCAATTCGTGGACTGCACTCGACGGTCCCTTACGCGAGTACACTCAAATTGTGTTCCACAGTGGAAAGAAACTATTTTTTGCTCTCACCCAAGATAAGGAGCTTGAAGCTTGGGATCTCCACAATGATCCAACTAAGAGGTTTCTCATCCAGATTGAAGATATAGGCTGCAGTGATGATTGGCCCTCTTCTGCTGCGGATGATACTGAGCTAGAGTGCAAGTCATGCTACTGTTGGGACACTGATTACTTGGTATATGACCACCAAAGCCAGGAGCTTTTTGTTGTTACACGCTACATAGCACATGGCATTGCCCAAGATGGGACTCTGATATTGCCTGTGGAGAACGCTGAGCGCGAATATCCCTATAAGACTCAAACTTTTGATGTTTTCAAGCTTGATTTTATAGACCATGATCGTGTGGAGCTTCAATACTTGCCAGGCAGCCTTGGCAATCGTGCATTCTTCATTGGTTCCAATCCCGGCTTTGCTCTCTCGACCACCATGTTCCCGGAATTGAGGCCCAATTCTATTTACTTTACAGATGATCTAACTTATGCTTACATATTTAGGGAAGAGCCTAATTGTGGAGGTCATGATTTGGGGATTTATGACTGTAAAGAAGGAAGCTTTTTATCCTGTTACTACCCTGTCGATGTAGACAAGATACAAAGGATTCTACCAGCTCCTATTTGGTTCACCCCTGATGTTGATGCAACATGCTTGGCCTCCACTTTAG GTACACAGAGAGCTATAAAAGCACATGCTGAAGTAGAGAGGACTTGTAGATGA